A genomic window from Camelina sativa cultivar DH55 chromosome 2, Cs, whole genome shotgun sequence includes:
- the LOC109127154 gene encoding uncharacterized protein LOC109127154, whose amino-acid sequence MGKKGSTTGEGRKGGSTPPASKNEVDNSEAKVESPNRASQKEKAKRASSSQPSPVPSKRSSPESTPTGKETTPKSKKKRAKVPHQEKKDESASASSSQPSPVPSKRSSPESTPTGKETAPISSGEGPKAKLDKYQRRNNIWWDYDNKEVPTDLEHNQVYNRMQNALQAIGFHGPIKIRAFVKNICLIFSGPTDRPTTDNQAADESMKREIKKFLKDDSHSPGLENHLFISSDKGFSENLKILMEAGYVVMNLSEGRENLGGLEYKWDNWRLFLGLSKQRVYKNPNAKKEAISKKNKSKIKRKERRKKAVEARKRLIANAEDEKSEIPSSISERDGGRVEMKVKLVIHTQKPVVIDINNDSVEIVVANAADLHQFICNRLKSPIEDITFEEPNRVVVANKSMREIYVAMNLL is encoded by the exons ATGGGGAAGAAGGGATCGACGACGGGAGAAGGCCGTAAGGGTGGTTCTACTCCACCGGCGAGTAAGAACGAGGTTGACAACTCAGAAGCCAAGGTGGAATCTCCCAACCGTGCGAGCCAAAAAGAGAAGGCGAAACGTGCTTCTTCTTCCCAACCGTCGCCGGTTCCTAGTAAGCGATCCTCACCGGAATCGACTCCCACGGGAAAAGAGACCACTCCCAAATCGAAGAAGAAACGAGCTAAGGTGCCGCATCAGGAGAAGAAGGATGAAAGTGCGAGTGCTTCTTCTTCCCAACCGTCGCCGGTTCCTAGTAAGCGATCCTCACCGGAATCGACTCCCACGGGAAAAGAGACCGCTCCCATATCTTCGGGAGAAGGCCCTAAAGCTAAG TTAGACAAGTACCAACGTCGTAATAATATATGGTGGGACTACGATAACAAGGAGGTTCCCACAGACTTGGAACACAACCAAGTGTACAACAGGATGCAGAACGCACTTCAAGCCATAGGATTCCATGGACCCATAAAGATCCGTGCCTTT GTAAAAAACATCTGTTTGATCTTTTCAGGACCAACAGACAGACCTACAACCGACAATCAGGCTGCGGATGAATCTATGAAACGTGAGATAAAAAAATTCCTGAAGGATGACTCTCACAGCCCTGGCTTGGAGAATCACCTGTTCATTTCATCTGATAAGGGATTTAGtgaaaatttaaagattttgatGGAAGCTGGCTATGTGGTGATGAATCTTAGTGAAGGACGTGAAAATCTTGGCGGTCTTGAATACAAATGGGACAACTGGAGACTTTTTCTAGGGCTTAGTAAACAGAGAGTTTACAAAAACCCTAATGCCAAGAAAGAAGCTAtatccaagaaaaacaaaagtaaaatcaaGCGGAAAGAACGCAGGAAGAAAGCTGTGGAGGCTAGGAAGAGGTTAATAGCAAATGCCGAG GATGAAAAATCTGAGATACCTTCAAGCATAAGTGAACGAGATGGTGGAAGAGTCGAAATGAAGGTTAAACTTGTGATCCACACCCAGAAGCCAGTCGTCATTGACATCAACAATGACTCAGTTGAAATAGTTGTTGCGAATGCTGCTGATTTACATCAGTTTATATGCAAT agACTTAAATCACCGATTGAGGATATTACTTTCGAAGAACCCAACAGAGTCGTGGTGGCCAACAAAAGTATGAGGGAGATATATGTCGCCATGAATTTATTGTAA
- the LOC104741154 gene encoding DEAD-box ATP-dependent RNA helicase 31-like, whose amino-acid sequence MEAGVGDIGLMVKVQDIEAYAPKDLLIVTTGSQAEPRAALNLASYGSSHAFKLTKDYSAKVIPGNESRVMKMMNVLDTYKFYQSRVIRELGSLLMILSIVQDYWLKKKLRHPKADDKESSRNMSEEDEEEDEDYEFLKKNAVVADQAKNADKLRQGNVVSFVLDQYPLSPLSLKAIKDAGYETMTVVQEATLPVILKGKDVLAKAKTGTGKNVAFLLPSIEVVVKSPPTSPDNKRPPILALVICPTRELANQAATEANTLLK is encoded by the exons ATGGAGGCTGGCGTCGGTGATATCGGTCTAATG GTGAAAGTCCAAGACATTGAAGCATATGCTCCTAAGGACTTGCTGATTGTCACGACTGGATCACAA GCAGAACCACGCGCTGCCCTGAATCTTGCATCATATGGGAGTAGTCACGCATTCAAACTTACCAAGGATTACTCAGCGAAG GTAATCCCAGGCAATGAATCACGAGTAATGAAAATGATGAATGTTCTTGATACATACAAGTTTTACCAATCACGAGTGATCAGAGAATTGGGAAGTCTACTG ATGATATTATCGATAGTGCAAGACTACTGGCTGAAGAAGAAACTGCGGCATCCTAAAGCAGATGATAAGGAAAGCAGCAGAAACATG AG tgaagaagatgaggaagaggacGAAGATTATGAATTTCTTAAGAAGAATGCTGTAGTAGCGGATCAAGCAAAGAATGCAGATAAACTAAGACAAGGTAAcgttgtttcttttgt ACTCGATCAGTATCCACTGTCTCCCTTATCGCTAAAAGCAATCAAGGATGCTGGATACGAGACAATGACTGTTGTGCAGGAAGCTACTCTTCCTGTAATTCTCAAAG GTAAAGATGTCCTAGCTAAGGCCAAAACAGGAACTGGGAAAAATGTAGCGTTTTTG CTTCCATCAATTGAAGTAGTTGTCAAATCTCCTCCTACAAGCCCGGATAATAAGCGACCCCCAATTCTTGCGCTAGTGATATGTCCAACTAGAGAACTTGCAAATCAAGCTGCTACAGAAGCAAACACCTTGTTAAAGTAA
- the LOC109127155 gene encoding uncharacterized protein LOC109127155, translating to MGDGSSTRSNSSNSSSEKPEWLQQYSLVGKIGEGTYGLVFLARTKTPPKRPIAIKKFKQSKDGDGVSPTAIREARSYMTLYLAFDYAEYDLYEIIRHHRDKVSPRSYSVKFLASIGGSAAHTDLGAITLLIPNEVPGLQVFKNEQWFDVEYINSAMVVFIGDQLMRMTNGRFKNVLHRAKSDKERLRISWPVFVSPKHDLLVGPLPELTGDESPPKFETLVYQDYLHQTMQNWALDKLYNKESTDLLKTH from the exons ATGGGAGATGGGAGTTCCACTAGGTCCAACAGCTCAAACAGCAGTAGTGAGAAACCAGAGTGGCTGCAACAGTATAGTCTCGTTGGTAAGATTGGTGAAGGAACCTATGGTCTTGTTTTCTTGGCTAGAACCAAGACTCCACCTAAAAGACCAATTGCTATCAAGAAGTTTAAGCAGTCAAAAGACGGAGATGGAGTTTCCCCAACTGCTATCCGCGAGGCGAGATCAT ACATGACTCTGTATCTTGCCTTTGATTATGCCGAGTACGATCTCTACGAAATCATCAGGCACCACAGAGACAAA GTTAGTCCTCGATCTTATTCTGTGAAGTTTCTTGCTT CAATAGGAGGTTCGGCGGCGCACACCGATCTAGGGGCAATCACACTTCTCATCCCCAATGAGGTTCCTGGACTTCAAGTCTTCAAAAACGAACAATGGTTTGACGTTGAGTATATTAACTCCGCTATGGTTGTTTTCATCGGCGATCAACTCATG AGGATGACCAACGGGAGGTTCAAGAACGTGCTTCACAGAGCGAAGTCGGataaggaaagattgaggattTCGTGGCCTGTTTTTGTTTCGCCTAAGCATGATTTGTTGGTCGGACCTTTGCCGGAGCTTACCGGAGACGAGAGTCCTCCAAAATTCGAGACTTTAGTTTATCAAGACTATTTGCACCAAACGATGCAAAACTGGGCGCTCGACAAGTTATACAATAAAGAATCCACTGATCTTCTGAAAACCCATTAA
- the LOC104741256 gene encoding putative inactive flavonol synthase 2, with protein MEVERDQHTSLLAETIPIVDLSNLDEEQVSRAVVKASEEWGIFHVVNHGIPMDLIGRLKEVGAQFFDLPETEKNAVAKQAGSKDFEGYTTNLEYVKGEIWTENLFHRIWPPSCINFSYWPKNPPQYREVIEDYTKETKKLSERVLGYLSEGLGLPREALIQGLGGDSTEYVMRINNYPPDPEPDLTLGVPEHTDIIGIAIIVTNEVSGLQIFKDDRWFDVHYIPTAITVNIGDQILRLSNGKYKNVLHRAIVDKEKKRMS; from the exons ATGGAGGTCGAGAGAGACCAACACACATCTCTTCTGGCTGAGACTATCCCAATAGTCGATCTAAGCAACCTTGACGAAGAGCAAGTGTCTCGTGCGGTGGTGAAAGCGAGCGAAGAGTGGGGGATTTTTCACGTGGTTAATCATGGAATCCCGATGGATCTGATAGGGCGGTTGAAGGAGGTTGGTGCACAGTTCTTTGATCTCCCGGAGACGGAGAAGAATGCCGTAGCCAAACAAGCTGGCTCCAAAGACTTCGAAGGTTACACCACGAATCTCGAGTATGTCAAAGGAGAAATTTGGACCGAGAATCTTTTTCACAGAATCTGGCCACCCTCGTGTATCAATTTTAGTTACTGGCCCAAAAATCCTCCTCAGTACAG GGAAGTGATTGAGGACTACACAAAGGAGACTAAGAAGCTATCAGAGAGGGTTTTGGGGTATTTATCAGAGGGATTAGGGTTACCACGTGAGGCCTTGATACAAGGTCTTGGCGGCGACTCGACCGAGTATGTAATGAGGATCAACAACTATCCTCCTGACCCCGAACCGGATTTGACTTTGGGAGTACCAGAGCACACTGATATCATCGGGATCGCAATCATTGTCACCAATGAAGTTTCAGGGCTCCAAATTTTCAAGGACGATCGCTGGTTCGATGTCCACTACATTCCCACTGCCATAACCGTCAACATTGGCGATCAGATTCTG AGGCTGAGCAATGGCAAGTACAAGAATGTGTTGCATAGAGCAATTGTGGATAAGGAAAAGAAGAGGATGTCATAG